Proteins from a single region of Murdochiella vaginalis:
- the nusG gene encoding transcription termination/antitermination protein NusG: protein MSEQEKDTLEGKWYVIHTYSGYENKVKDKIEMIIENKQDKDVFDVRVPMEKYTEVRNNERVIKERKILPGYVLVKMNITPKSWFLIRNTNGVTGFVGPGSDPIPLTAREVAQFGVREQMAQREIHVSPGDAIEIIFGPFAGFSAEVEEVQSDKQTIKALINMFGRETSVELSYDDIETL, encoded by the coding sequence ATGTCGGAACAGGAAAAAGACACCCTGGAAGGAAAATGGTATGTCATTCATACGTATTCCGGATACGAAAATAAAGTAAAAGATAAGATCGAAATGATTATCGAGAACAAGCAGGACAAAGATGTATTTGACGTGCGTGTTCCGATGGAAAAGTACACAGAGGTTCGTAATAACGAACGCGTGATTAAGGAACGCAAAATTCTGCCGGGCTACGTGCTGGTGAAAATGAACATCACCCCGAAGTCCTGGTTCCTGATCCGCAACACCAATGGCGTTACGGGGTTTGTCGGCCCCGGATCGGATCCGATTCCGCTCACCGCACGCGAAGTCGCACAGTTTGGCGTACGTGAGCAGATGGCACAGCGCGAGATTCACGTCTCGCCGGGCGATGCGATCGAAATTATTTTCGGCCCTTTTGCTGGTTTTTCCGCAGAAGTCGAAGAAGTACAATCGGATAAACAGACGATCAAAGCGCTCATTAACATGTTCGGGCGTGAAACATCCGTCGAGTTGTCCTATGACGACATCGAGACGCTATAG
- the secE gene encoding preprotein translocase subunit SecE, with the protein MAEKKAPSRIDGMRAEMRKIQWPTAPEVVQYTLIVLVIAAVVATFGWILDLIYGWLVGLVI; encoded by the coding sequence ATGGCAGAGAAGAAGGCGCCGAGCCGCATTGACGGCATGCGCGCAGAAATGCGTAAGATCCAGTGGCCCACCGCTCCGGAAGTCGTGCAGTACACGCTCATCGTGCTGGTGATCGCCGCTGTGGTTGCAACGTTCGGTTGGATACTTGATCTGATTTATGGTTGGTTGGTCGGTCTTGTCATTTAA
- a CDS encoding rod shape-determining protein, whose product MAWLRKNVAIDIGTTTILVFTRAEGVKFQEPSVVALDIYTDSIVAIGEEAKKMLGRTPGNILACHPLQGGVVSDYRATEKMLGAFLHRAVDKSLLHPDIMISVPSRATQVQKRAILQAATAGGAHRIFLIEAPLAAALGAGVEVSDPRGTLVVDIGGGLTDVALISLGGIVVAESTTVAGDAFDAAIARYILEQHQVMIGEQTAEDIKLRLGSVLALDAPERLEVKGRHRADGLPARVYMTKSDLDEALAPQFTAIAETVHRVLAQTPPELSSDLYDQGLLLSGGGSLVRGLSEAIQKRCGLRVNYVEQPISAVVRGTGKALTWIRRMRTSEDLLAEKTRQQVMNREILRKR is encoded by the coding sequence ATGGCTTGGTTACGAAAAAATGTAGCGATTGATATCGGCACGACAACGATTCTTGTGTTTACCCGGGCGGAAGGAGTGAAGTTTCAGGAACCTTCTGTGGTTGCGCTGGACATTTATACCGATTCCATTGTGGCGATAGGGGAAGAAGCAAAAAAAATGTTGGGCCGCACCCCCGGAAACATCCTTGCCTGTCATCCCCTACAAGGGGGCGTGGTGTCGGATTATCGCGCGACGGAAAAAATGCTGGGGGCCTTTCTCCATCGGGCTGTCGACAAAAGTCTGTTGCACCCGGATATCATGATCAGCGTTCCCTCGCGTGCGACGCAAGTGCAGAAGCGTGCAATCTTGCAAGCTGCTACAGCGGGCGGTGCGCATCGGATTTTTCTCATTGAGGCGCCCTTGGCGGCAGCATTAGGCGCCGGTGTGGAGGTCTCCGATCCGCGTGGAACCCTCGTCGTTGACATTGGCGGCGGACTGACCGATGTGGCATTGATTTCGCTCGGTGGCATTGTCGTTGCCGAATCGACAACCGTGGCAGGCGATGCGTTTGATGCCGCTATTGCACGTTACATTCTGGAGCAACATCAGGTGATGATCGGCGAACAAACGGCCGAAGACATTAAATTGCGTTTAGGTTCCGTTCTCGCCCTCGATGCGCCGGAGCGGTTGGAAGTGAAGGGACGTCATCGTGCCGACGGACTCCCGGCGCGAGTGTATATGACAAAAAGTGATCTGGATGAAGCGCTTGCACCGCAATTTACGGCGATTGCCGAGACGGTGCATCGCGTGTTGGCACAAACACCGCCGGAGCTTTCTTCGGATCTCTATGATCAGGGGCTTCTGCTTTCCGGAGGAGGATCGTTGGTGCGCGGCCTTAGCGAAGCCATTCAAAAGCGCTGTGGCCTTCGAGTGAATTATGTCGAGCAGCCCATCAGCGCGGTTGTACGCGGTACCGGCAAAGCCTTAACCTGGATTCGTCGCATGCGTACCAGTGAAGATTTATTGGCGGAAAAAACAAGACAACAGGTAATGAACCGAGAGATCCTGCGCAAGCGGTGA
- the rpmG gene encoding 50S ribosomal protein L33, whose translation MADKVKLACTVCKNRNYDTTKNKKNNTERIELNKYCPFCKKHTLHRETK comes from the coding sequence ATGGCTGATAAAGTGAAATTGGCTTGCACTGTATGCAAGAACAGAAACTACGATACCACCAAAAACAAAAAGAACAATACGGAACGTATTGAACTGAACAAGTACTGCCCGTTCTGCAAAAAGCACACCCTGCATCGCGAAACGAAGTAA
- a CDS encoding adenine phosphoribosyltransferase, with product MTKQMDLKKKMRVIEGFPGPGISYKDITTILSDADALKAMVEQLADAAKEWDFDYVLGTESRGFIVGVPVAALLHKGFIMARKPGKLPGNLIKKSYTLEYGEAAIEVDRDSIPDGARVLVMDDLLATGGTAKTACELVEAAGGVVAGTLFLTELTDLGGRKVLEEAGYKVKALLTWTN from the coding sequence ATGACAAAGCAAATGGATTTAAAGAAAAAGATGCGCGTGATTGAGGGCTTTCCGGGCCCGGGCATCAGCTATAAAGATATCACGACGATTTTGTCGGACGCGGATGCCCTGAAGGCCATGGTGGAACAACTTGCCGATGCGGCCAAGGAATGGGATTTTGATTATGTGCTGGGAACGGAATCTCGAGGTTTCATCGTAGGTGTGCCCGTTGCAGCCCTCTTACACAAAGGATTTATTATGGCACGAAAGCCGGGGAAATTACCCGGAAACTTGATCAAGAAATCCTATACCTTGGAATATGGGGAAGCGGCGATTGAGGTGGATCGTGATTCGATACCGGATGGCGCACGTGTACTCGTTATGGACGATCTTCTGGCCACCGGCGGCACGGCGAAGACGGCCTGCGAATTGGTTGAAGCCGCAGGCGGCGTGGTTGCCGGAACGCTTTTCCTGACCGAGTTAACCGATCTCGGCGGAAGAAAAGTGCTGGAAGAGGCCGGCTATAAGGTAAAGGCGCTGTTGACCTGGACCAATTAA
- the metK gene encoding methionine adenosyltransferase: MEENTGRIRTAESVTEGHPDKICDQIADSILDEVLRQDPQSRCACEVMASTGIIFVMGELTTKADVDINAIVRQTLRKIGYTDADSGIDAEHCAIITTIREQSQDIACGVMRSEEAREGESEQLSGEGAGDQGMVFGYATKETPEFMPMPLMLAHQLAKRLAKVRREGIVPHLRPDGKTQVSVEYDEQDRPKRIDAILISTQHDDQADQKEIKEALWDHVVKECLDPLMIDSHTKFFVNPTGRFELGGPNADTGLTGRKIIVDTYGGAGHHGGGAFSGKDPTKVDRSAAYYARYVAKNIVAAGLAEKAEICVAYAIGRAEPFSISIDTFGTGKLADEQLLKIVQEVFDFRPAAIIKKLDLRRPIYAHTATYGHFGRTDNRYSWEELDQVETLKKYLE, from the coding sequence ATGGAAGAGAATACAGGGCGTATCCGCACGGCGGAATCCGTCACAGAAGGACATCCCGATAAAATTTGCGACCAGATCGCCGACTCGATTCTGGACGAAGTGTTGCGGCAGGATCCTCAATCCCGCTGCGCCTGTGAGGTAATGGCGTCCACCGGCATTATCTTTGTGATGGGTGAATTAACCACCAAAGCGGATGTGGACATTAACGCCATCGTGCGTCAAACCCTGCGCAAGATCGGCTATACGGATGCGGACAGCGGCATTGACGCTGAACATTGTGCCATCATTACGACCATTCGCGAACAGTCCCAGGACATTGCCTGCGGCGTCATGCGTTCCGAAGAGGCACGCGAAGGAGAATCCGAACAGCTATCCGGCGAAGGAGCCGGCGATCAGGGAATGGTCTTCGGCTATGCTACGAAGGAAACGCCGGAATTCATGCCCATGCCTCTCATGCTGGCGCATCAGCTGGCAAAGCGTCTGGCCAAAGTCCGCCGCGAGGGCATTGTGCCGCATCTGCGCCCGGACGGTAAGACACAGGTTTCCGTGGAATACGACGAGCAGGATCGTCCCAAGCGCATTGACGCGATTCTCATTTCCACGCAACACGACGATCAGGCCGATCAAAAAGAGATAAAAGAAGCCCTTTGGGATCACGTGGTCAAAGAATGCCTGGATCCGCTGATGATCGACTCGCATACGAAATTTTTCGTCAATCCGACGGGGCGTTTTGAACTGGGCGGACCGAACGCGGATACCGGCTTGACCGGACGAAAGATTATTGTTGATACCTACGGCGGCGCGGGGCATCACGGCGGTGGCGCCTTTTCCGGAAAGGATCCCACAAAGGTGGATCGCTCGGCAGCGTACTATGCGCGCTATGTGGCCAAGAACATTGTGGCGGCCGGCTTGGCCGAGAAGGCGGAAATTTGCGTGGCCTACGCGATCGGCCGTGCGGAGCCCTTTTCCATTTCCATTGATACGTTTGGAACAGGAAAACTTGCGGACGAACAGCTCTTAAAAATTGTGCAAGAGGTGTTTGACTTTCGTCCGGCAGCCATCATCAAGAAATTGGATCTGCGCCGACCAATCTATGCGCACACGGCGACATATGGCCATTTTGGACGCACGGACAACCGTTATTCTTGGGAAGAACTGGATCAGGTGGAGACATTAAAGAAATACTTGGAGTAG
- a CDS encoding ABC transporter permease — protein MRNVELLLLAWRNLMRRKSRTILTVISVVIGAVAIILMLSFGYGIEDSNRRQMEQFAQLNAIRVEPTSYQDPTNSQMGSRQGYLRDEEIKKIKQIAHVKDALGMKYMSYEIVFKDPALSMFGEMAAIDFDALRKTQMEMKEGSLPRDTKKNPFIVGNAITVFRYNTKNFREMPKPVKDLDFSHEKVMLRSFDYGKHDDTPDNNIMIGNQDQAAKLPLTYAGTFSKSDLLVPRGIYISFDTLERMQKEEEKRSRGDNPNPDDPSATPPKRLTRGKKTRHYDNAIVTVDDISYTQQVINEINDMQLNAYANSDSIRGQEEAMRVVRWIFAGIGSISLLISAIGIANTMLMSIHERTREIGVMKVIGAQIGDVRMIFLVESMLIGIIGGIIGVLFSYLFSFGINHFFTQAMLGEGYDIEQKISLIPFWLPFAAFAFSALIGLVAGYLPAKRATQISAIEAIRTE, from the coding sequence ATGCGTAACGTCGAGCTCTTACTGTTGGCTTGGCGCAATCTGATGCGCCGAAAATCGCGGACAATCCTTACGGTCATTAGCGTCGTGATCGGCGCGGTGGCTATCATTTTGATGCTTTCCTTCGGCTATGGCATAGAGGACAGCAACCGCCGCCAGATGGAACAGTTTGCACAGCTCAATGCGATTCGCGTGGAACCGACTTCTTATCAGGATCCGACCAATAGCCAGATGGGGAGCCGTCAGGGCTATTTGCGCGACGAAGAGATCAAAAAGATCAAGCAGATCGCGCACGTGAAAGACGCGCTGGGCATGAAGTACATGTCCTATGAGATTGTCTTCAAAGATCCCGCATTATCGATGTTCGGAGAAATGGCGGCGATTGATTTTGATGCCCTGCGCAAAACACAGATGGAAATGAAAGAAGGGAGTCTTCCGAGAGATACCAAAAAAAACCCGTTTATCGTGGGAAACGCGATTACGGTGTTTCGTTACAATACAAAGAATTTCCGCGAAATGCCCAAGCCGGTAAAGGATCTGGACTTTTCCCATGAAAAAGTGATGCTGCGCTCGTTTGATTACGGCAAACACGACGATACACCCGACAACAACATTATGATCGGCAATCAGGACCAGGCGGCCAAGCTGCCGTTGACCTATGCCGGAACGTTTTCCAAGTCCGATCTGCTTGTGCCCAGAGGAATCTATATTTCCTTTGACACGTTGGAGCGCATGCAAAAAGAAGAAGAAAAACGCAGTAGGGGAGATAATCCGAATCCGGATGATCCTTCCGCAACACCGCCGAAAAGGCTGACGCGAGGGAAGAAAACACGCCATTACGATAACGCCATTGTGACGGTGGACGACATCAGCTACACCCAACAAGTTATCAATGAGATCAATGACATGCAATTGAATGCGTACGCAAATTCCGATTCCATTCGCGGACAGGAAGAAGCCATGCGCGTGGTGCGTTGGATTTTCGCCGGCATCGGCTCGATTTCCTTATTGATTTCCGCCATCGGCATTGCCAACACCATGCTCATGTCCATTCATGAGCGCACGCGGGAAATCGGCGTCATGAAGGTCATCGGTGCACAAATTGGCGATGTACGGATGATTTTTCTGGTGGAATCCATGCTCATTGGCATCATTGGCGGCATCATCGGCGTTCTTTTTTCGTATCTCTTTTCCTTCGGCATCAATCATTTCTTCACCCAGGCGATGCTCGGCGAAGGATACGATATCGAGCAGAAAATCAGCCTGATTCCCTTCTGGCTGCCCTTTGCGGCATTCGCCTTCTCTGCGCTGATCGGCCTCGTTGCCGGCTATTTACCCGCCAAGCGCGCAACCCAAATTTCGGCGATTGAAGCCATTCGCACCGAATAG
- the dtd gene encoding D-aminoacyl-tRNA deacylase — MRAVLQTVKEASVTINGEIVGAIDRGYLLYLGVGPNDTKEEVARLWTKIRKLRVFMDSEGKTNLDLAAVQGNVLLVSQFTLYASIKKGNRPSFATAAPPAWAEELYNEMVTLVKADLPDVQTGRFGADMLVSSVNDGPFTLWIDTAEL, encoded by the coding sequence ATGCGTGCCGTATTACAAACCGTTAAAGAGGCATCGGTGACCATCAATGGTGAGATTGTAGGTGCCATCGACCGCGGCTATCTCCTCTATTTGGGCGTCGGCCCCAATGATACGAAAGAAGAAGTGGCCCGTTTGTGGACAAAAATCCGCAAGCTACGCGTCTTCATGGATAGCGAAGGAAAGACCAACCTTGATTTGGCGGCGGTACAGGGGAACGTTTTGTTGGTTTCCCAGTTTACCCTTTATGCATCCATTAAGAAGGGAAATCGTCCCAGCTTTGCGACGGCTGCACCGCCCGCATGGGCCGAGGAACTTTATAATGAGATGGTAACGTTGGTTAAGGCAGATTTGCCCGACGTACAGACCGGCCGCTTCGGCGCGGACATGCTCGTCTCGTCCGTTAATGACGGCCCCTTTACGCTTTGGATCGATACCGCGGAGCTGTGA
- the ispD gene encoding 2-C-methyl-D-erythritol 4-phosphate cytidylyltransferase — translation MQRPFVTAVVTGAGLGTRMGNGKNKMLIEIDGGRVLQRALRALHRSGVFDAYVVVVKEDILQTVQKDILPQVFGENFSRVTVCLGGPTRQDSVKMGLAHLPEETDIIAVHDGARPFVSSAVIRRCLSRIERGDVDGTICVLPMKDTIKFVNEKGVIQNTPNRAHLFSAQTPQMFKKSVLLDAYEKAIWEEIPITDDAQMVEIFGGKVATVEGDEANIKITTPMDLLFGERIVTEREDLDE, via the coding sequence ATGCAACGACCGTTTGTGACAGCTGTGGTGACCGGCGCGGGCTTAGGCACGCGCATGGGCAACGGAAAAAATAAGATGCTCATTGAAATCGACGGCGGTCGGGTACTGCAACGCGCCTTGCGCGCCTTGCACCGATCGGGTGTATTTGATGCGTATGTCGTCGTTGTCAAGGAAGACATTTTACAAACCGTACAAAAAGATATTCTCCCCCAGGTGTTCGGGGAGAATTTTTCTCGTGTAACGGTTTGCCTTGGCGGCCCGACTCGGCAGGATAGCGTGAAAATGGGCCTGGCGCATTTGCCCGAAGAAACGGATATTATCGCTGTTCATGACGGAGCAAGGCCCTTTGTCTCCTCGGCCGTCATACGGCGTTGTCTTTCTCGCATCGAGAGGGGCGACGTGGACGGAACAATCTGCGTTTTGCCGATGAAGGACACGATTAAATTCGTGAATGAAAAGGGCGTGATTCAAAACACGCCCAATCGCGCGCATCTTTTCAGCGCCCAGACGCCACAAATGTTTAAAAAGTCGGTATTGCTTGATGCTTATGAAAAGGCGATCTGGGAAGAGATCCCTATTACGGATGATGCACAAATGGTCGAAATTTTCGGCGGCAAGGTGGCCACGGTGGAAGGAGACGAGGCAAACATCAAGATCACCACGCCCATGGATCTGCTCTTCGGGGAGCGCATTGTGACGGAACGGGAGGATTTAGATGAATGA
- the ispF gene encoding 2-C-methyl-D-erythritol 2,4-cyclodiphosphate synthase, which yields MNDIAFRTGLGYDVHELVEGRKLILGGVEIPFEKGLLGHSDADCLVHAINDALLGALALGDIGQHFPDTDPQYEGISSLLLMRQVMDLVSKQGYRIGNIDSVIMAQRPKLASYIPAMREAIAHTLGCDVTQVAVKATTTEHLGFVGREEGISCMAQVLLLRSV from the coding sequence ATGAATGATATCGCGTTTCGCACGGGCCTCGGCTATGACGTGCATGAGTTGGTCGAAGGAAGAAAGCTTATTCTGGGTGGAGTGGAAATTCCCTTTGAAAAGGGGCTGCTTGGCCATTCCGATGCCGATTGTTTGGTGCATGCCATCAACGATGCGCTTCTCGGTGCGTTGGCTCTCGGGGATATCGGCCAGCACTTCCCGGACACCGATCCGCAATATGAGGGCATTTCGTCCTTGCTTTTGATGCGACAGGTGATGGACTTGGTTTCCAAACAGGGGTATCGGATTGGCAATATCGATAGCGTGATAATGGCGCAACGGCCCAAATTAGCTTCTTATATTCCGGCCATGCGCGAAGCGATTGCACATACGCTCGGCTGTGATGTGACGCAGGTTGCCGTAAAAGCGACGACTACGGAACATCTCGGCTTTGTCGGCCGCGAAGAGGGAATCAGTTGCATGGCACAGGTTTTATTGCTTCGTTCGGTGTAA
- the rplK gene encoding 50S ribosomal protein L11 gives MAKKVSAIVKLQIPAGAATPAPPVGTALGPHGVNIMEFVKAFNAQTADKQGLIIPVVMTVYQDRSFTFITKTPPAAVLIKKELGLQAASGEPNKKKVGKITKAQLQKIAELKKPDLNAASLEAAMSMVAGTARSMGITVEE, from the coding sequence ATGGCTAAAAAAGTAAGTGCGATTGTCAAATTGCAAATTCCCGCCGGCGCAGCAACCCCGGCACCGCCGGTCGGTACCGCGCTCGGTCCTCACGGCGTCAACATTATGGAGTTTGTAAAGGCATTTAATGCGCAAACCGCGGATAAGCAGGGTTTGATTATCCCGGTGGTGATGACGGTCTATCAGGATCGCTCCTTCACCTTTATCACCAAAACACCGCCGGCTGCGGTTCTTATTAAAAAGGAACTGGGCCTGCAGGCTGCTTCGGGTGAACCCAACAAGAAAAAAGTCGGCAAGATTACCAAAGCGCAGTTACAGAAGATCGCGGAGCTCAAGAAACCGGATCTGAACGCGGCTTCGTTGGAAGCGGCGATGAGCATGGTTGCCGGAACAGCGCGTTCGATGGGAATTACCGTCGAAGAATAA
- a CDS encoding transaldolase — translation MFKDFGVQIFADGAVLETMKKQYESGLVDGFTTNPSLMKKAGVEDYTPYAKKVVEAIPDLSLSFEVFADDMETMEQEARKIAALGKNVFVKIPVVNTKGESMLPLISRLSAEGVNLNVTAVYSVAQTKAIVEAVSDKAITYVSIFAGRLADNGLDPIPVMTEASAICKKYDHVRLLWASTREVWNVYEAERLGVDIITCPDGVLQKLAKIGDKTPEQLSVDTVIGFNRDIADLGFTIQ, via the coding sequence ATGTTTAAGGATTTTGGCGTGCAGATTTTTGCAGACGGCGCAGTGCTGGAAACAATGAAAAAGCAGTACGAGAGCGGTCTGGTGGATGGTTTTACGACCAATCCGTCGCTGATGAAAAAGGCGGGGGTGGAGGATTATACGCCGTATGCCAAGAAAGTCGTCGAGGCGATTCCGGATTTGTCGCTTTCGTTTGAAGTGTTTGCCGACGATATGGAAACTATGGAACAGGAAGCGCGTAAAATTGCGGCGCTGGGCAAAAATGTCTTTGTGAAGATTCCTGTCGTAAACACGAAGGGCGAGAGCATGCTCCCCCTGATTTCTCGTCTTTCCGCGGAAGGCGTAAATCTGAATGTGACCGCAGTGTATTCCGTCGCGCAGACAAAAGCGATCGTCGAAGCGGTCAGCGACAAGGCTATCACTTATGTTTCCATTTTTGCAGGGCGCTTGGCCGACAACGGGTTGGATCCCATTCCCGTCATGACGGAAGCGTCTGCAATCTGCAAAAAATACGATCATGTTCGCTTACTGTGGGCTTCCACGCGCGAAGTGTGGAATGTGTATGAAGCCGAGCGCCTGGGCGTTGATATCATCACCTGCCCGGACGGCGTATTGCAGAAGCTTGCCAAAATCGGGGACAAAACGCCGGAACAGCTTTCCGTGGATACGGTGATCGGCTTTAATCGCGATATCGCTGACCTTGGCTTTACCATTCAGTAA
- a CDS encoding NAD(P)H-dependent oxidoreductase: MSNLFEELLQREQEGHPIRVGVIGAGQMGTGMIAQISTIPGMCVTGICDVAAERAEQAKRTYLAESQDQHNIITSTDYNEVVRSKEVDVVVEATGMTEIGARVSMATLLAKKHLVLLNVEVDITIGVLMKQLFDAAGLVYTGSDGDEPAATFSLFNFARAMGMEVLVAGKGKNNKLKPYANPDTARQEAEERGMNPHMLASFQDGTKTMAEMTLLSNATGFVPDVEGMHGITGDLDETVKQFDLVREGGVLNRFGVVDYVDGIAPGVFVIVKGQNAQVAAEMNYMLKKGEREHHILYRPFHLGSLETPLTVARAVLHKQAAIVQLDKPVSETVAVAKKDIAEGELIDGIGGFCVRGRIETHETQKRERHIPIGLLVGNAIAKRNIAKDSVLTEEDVELDPSTQVYRLRSLQDSLIG; the protein is encoded by the coding sequence ATGTCGAACTTGTTTGAAGAACTTCTGCAACGGGAACAGGAAGGACATCCGATTCGCGTGGGAGTCATCGGCGCCGGACAGATGGGAACGGGCATGATTGCGCAGATTTCCACCATCCCCGGCATGTGCGTTACCGGCATTTGTGATGTGGCGGCGGAGCGCGCGGAACAAGCGAAGCGCACGTACCTTGCCGAGTCACAGGATCAGCACAATATCATCACCAGCACGGACTATAACGAGGTCGTCCGCTCGAAAGAGGTGGATGTGGTTGTCGAAGCGACCGGCATGACAGAAATCGGCGCACGGGTATCGATGGCTACGCTTTTAGCAAAAAAACATCTGGTTCTTCTCAATGTCGAAGTGGACATTACCATCGGCGTGCTGATGAAACAGCTCTTTGATGCGGCAGGCCTGGTTTACACCGGCTCGGACGGAGACGAACCCGCTGCTACGTTCAGCCTTTTCAACTTTGCCCGCGCCATGGGCATGGAGGTTCTCGTCGCCGGCAAAGGAAAAAACAATAAACTCAAGCCCTATGCCAATCCGGATACGGCGCGACAGGAAGCCGAAGAACGCGGGATGAATCCGCACATGTTGGCATCCTTCCAGGATGGCACCAAGACCATGGCGGAGATGACGCTTCTTTCCAATGCCACGGGATTTGTTCCCGATGTGGAGGGCATGCACGGCATTACAGGCGATCTGGATGAGACCGTAAAACAGTTTGATCTGGTTCGTGAAGGCGGTGTGCTCAATCGCTTCGGTGTAGTCGATTATGTGGACGGCATTGCTCCCGGCGTTTTCGTGATCGTCAAGGGGCAAAATGCGCAGGTTGCCGCCGAAATGAATTACATGTTGAAAAAAGGCGAGCGTGAACACCATATTCTCTATCGTCCCTTCCACCTGGGCAGCCTGGAAACACCGCTGACCGTCGCGCGTGCGGTGCTGCATAAACAGGCGGCCATCGTGCAGCTGGACAAGCCGGTTTCAGAGACGGTGGCCGTGGCGAAGAAAGATATTGCAGAGGGCGAACTTATCGACGGTATTGGCGGCTTCTGTGTACGTGGACGCATCGAAACGCATGAAACGCAGAAACGGGAACGCCATATTCCTATCGGCCTTTTGGTGGGCAACGCCATTGCCAAACGAAACATCGCCAAAGACAGCGTTCTGACGGAAGAAGACGTCGAGCTGGATCCGTCCACGCAGGTGTATCGTCTGCGCAGCCTTCAGGACTCCCTCATCGGCTAA
- the rplA gene encoding 50S ribosomal protein L1, whose amino-acid sequence MPKRGKKYIEAAKLIDATKTYSIDEASELLKKTATAKFDETIELHARLGVDSRHADQQVRGTVALPNGTGKAVRVAVFAKGAKADEAIAAGADFAGEDLVEKVQKENWMDFDVAIATPDMMGQVGRIGRVLGPRGLMPNPKAGTVTMDVAQAVKDVKAGKVEYRTDKQNIVHVLVGKASFDAQQISENLKAVLAAIVKAKPASAKGKYLKSVTVANTMGPGIALETTALMELGK is encoded by the coding sequence ATGCCGAAGAGAGGCAAAAAATATATCGAAGCAGCAAAGCTCATCGATGCGACGAAGACCTATTCCATTGATGAAGCATCCGAGTTGTTAAAGAAAACGGCAACGGCCAAGTTTGACGAAACCATCGAGCTGCACGCTCGCCTGGGCGTTGACTCCCGCCATGCCGATCAGCAAGTCCGCGGCACGGTTGCATTGCCGAACGGTACCGGCAAAGCCGTGCGCGTCGCCGTCTTCGCCAAGGGCGCGAAAGCCGATGAAGCGATTGCCGCCGGTGCGGATTTCGCCGGGGAAGACCTGGTGGAAAAGGTTCAGAAAGAAAACTGGATGGATTTTGACGTTGCCATTGCCACGCCGGACATGATGGGCCAGGTTGGTCGCATCGGTCGTGTCCTCGGCCCCCGCGGCTTAATGCCGAACCCGAAGGCCGGCACGGTCACCATGGATGTCGCGCAGGCAGTTAAAGACGTGAAAGCCGGTAAAGTCGAATATCGTACCGATAAACAGAACATTGTTCACGTGCTTGTCGGCAAGGCTTCTTTCGACGCTCAACAGATCAGCGAAAACTTGAAGGCGGTTCTGGCGGCGATCGTGAAAGCGAAACCGGCATCCGCAAAGGGCAAGTATCTGAAATCCGTCACCGTTGCCAATACGATGGGCCCCG